From Bombina bombina isolate aBomBom1 chromosome 1, aBomBom1.pri, whole genome shotgun sequence:
TGTAATAACAAAATCACCATTGTTTAGCTTTAGCATAAACGTTACGATAGCAAACTGTAaattagagacatatatgtgcaaggttaggcttgtgaagactGCCATGGGCTCTTTCAATTAAAGTCACTCTGCATGGTAAACACAGCATTAAAATTGATGTTGAAATAGCTGAactttaattcatgtttttttaataaatcagtAATTACTGAGTATTTTTTGTTTATATCCCTGCGATTGTACTTTGCATCCTCTGCCCCGCCGTCTTGGAATACTGATTGACATTGTAGGCTCGATCATGTCAACCAATAATTGAATTGGTTgacatgccatagaacaagctattatgctattgttcgttcccaggttgagcgcttctctctttttatttatgcaaattatgacacttggggaagtctccctaagtgtgatgcgggaatccagacgtggacccgttgctcagtgtgcctagagggatatggctgcacctcactgacgaggcccacaataggccgaaacgtacgtctgcggttttgctgtttctcttgttcagagagggattgcctggtatttcggggctggactgtactgtgaagtcaggatcagactgatgtgctacaggaaagttcttctctgtgaaaggcacatattgagcaaaaagaggctgcttctagggtggtaacttgccatagaacaagctattatgctattgttcgttcccaggttgagcgcttctctttttttatttatgcaacaaTTGAATCTCCCCGGGATTCTATACGTCACGCGTCCATAATGCGCTTGCGTTAGAAATCTGTTCTAACAACGATCTCTGACGCACGTTCACATTTCGTGCATGcgctttttaaaaattttgggactTAGTCATTTATTcctaaatttttattgagacaacttaTCCCTAGATTGGGATGACCGAAGAAGAAATTGATTGTGAAACGCGATCGCGTTAGGGGGAGTTCGTTTCTCTTTTTTAACCAGCTCCACTATGGTTGTTTAAATGCTAAAAATAGTTAATAATAGCTTTATTCTCTCATAATTGTTACGTTGGTCTCTCAGCATTAGGGCTCCCAGACATATTTTAAATATCTACCTTCTAGCATATAAAATCTGGGTAAGCAAGTTATGCTACCCCTAGCTGTTTTAAATTGTGTGGAAAACGCTTAAACTTGTATCTAATAGCAGATTTCAATAACAGTATCACCTAGTCTGATACCTCAGCTGTGTTTATTAAACTGGGTAAGCAAGTTGTGCTATTTATTTAGCTGTGTTGATTAAGATATACAAGCATTTATCTTTAAAATAATGTTGTTGGGGTAAGCAAGTTGTGCTACTTCCACTTTACCACGACTGTTGAAAAACGCTTGATCTTAAAACTTATAAAATATCACAGCAGTAGTTTTACTCAGTCTGTTATATCAGCAGCAATATTATagccataggcctctagttatcaaagtctggcggacctgatccgacagtgcggatcaggtccgccagacctcgctgaatgcggagagcaatacgctctccgtattcagcattgcacccgcagctcacaagaactgctggtgcaacgccaccccctgcagactcgcggccaatcggccgccagcagggaggtgtcaatcaacccgatcgtactcgatcgggttgatttccgccgatgtctgtccgcctgctcagagcaggtcgacaggttatggagcagtgttctttgtgaccgctgcttcataactgctgtctctggtgagcctgcaggagcttgatagatatgccccataaaaTAGAGCCGGAAAGCGTTTTTTTCCGCCAGATTGTAAGAAACAATATAAACGATCGCTTTAAGTCAGGAATATATGCTATATACCATCTTACATTGATATTTTACATACAACCTATGTTAAAGTACAAGCTGGTTTACTATAATAAGTGATACACAGCAGGGCCAGCACTGACCTTCCAGATTATACGCTTATATATCCAGGAGACCTTCTCTGATAACTAGATAACCTTAAGCTGTTATTTTTGTTGCAACAGGCAATATAATATGTAACAATCTACCcctttataatattaatatagggGTTATTATAATTTAATTCAACCTGCAACTGTTGTACATAATAATCAGCATTATAGATGGTACAGGCAGTActccaatacacatatatatatttgggtATTTACTTGATGACCATCATGATTTATTGAGAATAAGCTATGTTTCACATATACCATAGTGGAAGTGCTTTTAACTTGTTCTTGTGTGCTACCAGGATGTTTACTTATTTAAATCTGTCCTTTTATTCAATTGTGaatcaataaaagttacattttacaaaTCACTCcatgatatatttttttacaaccTACTTTTTTTGTGTGTAGAGGCATTTCTTCTTCGGTCATCCCAATCTAGGGATGAGTTGTCccaataaaaatgtaattgttgaTGCCTATACACAACCATTGGGGCGAGTCTAGAGATAAAAAATTCTTTACAAGACTCCCCTGTGGAAATTCATTAGTCCTTAGTCACAatcttttgttgtttaaataacatttattcCTAAACTTTTACTATTATTTTACTATTACTATCactattattaaaaagaaaaaaaaaaatttaaatatataattatcttATACATTGCGGCACTTTACATAGTGTACTTAGTTTACAATTTTTTTTGCGATTGTTGGCAAATTATATATAGTGTAGATATATATCTAGTGATAACATTTTGAGGAACATAATATTTGCTTGCCAAATTGAAGATCATACTTACAAATAAAGATCTTTGAATGTATAGGAGTTGCAAAACTACGGAGGGACCGCTGCTGTAGTTGCTTCaacgatagtattcaatgaatgttttcattcattgaatactatgttactATACAACTAAATCGTTGTGCAACGCATGCTCGGATGTGCCAATagccgggagcgcgcattgcctctacgtaaacagcgggtgggaacGCTGTATACGTAACATGGAAGAAAATCAGGAAGTTGCGGGTGGGAcgaaatttggtaataaaagtatattatttatttcactgtttttctggaaaaaaaagtgTCGGTTTGAATTGTATACATAAAAGCAAATAATTTAAACATTCTTATTagagaaaattgacattcactttaaattgcaggaaaagggggcaaaataaataataaaaagaatatattgcAAGTATGTCTTACTAATTTTATATATTCTATTGCATTTATAtcacaatctcaaggtgtttattgtccctttaagcagctgccATTTTAGTTTGACTCACTACTGAATGGGGAGGAGGGTCGGCAATAACATTATGAGGATGACTCTTCCTCGTTCACTGTGAGTTGCAGCAGCTTCGCATATTCAGGCTAGCAGCAAAGGACTGTAGTGTCTTGCAGGATGAAGTCTGCTGCAGCATTAAATGCTATATTTATACTCTTTGTGTCCGTGGCACATGTGAATTGTGTAAAAACTCTTCGTTCAGGTCCACACTGTGACTCAAATTGTTCCTGTATAAAGGCAGCAGCTTCTTCATATGTGTTAGAGCCCCTGTACTCAGGAAAGCAGATGGTCAGAGGGGTCTGACTTATTTTCTGTTCAAAGAGATCCTTTTTGTTCAGGAACAGGAGGACGACCTGGGCAGTTTGCATCCATCTGTTTCTGCAAATGTTTCGCAGTAACTGTATATTAAAGTGCATGTAATTCTCCCCTGGTGACAACTCCCCGTCATAGTCACAGAGTGATGTAGAAAAAAGAATGACATTAAAAGTTATATCGATCTTGCGGATTAACCATCGGTTTTGCATATCCACAATGGTGAAGTACCAGTCTCTGTACGGGAAATATTCCAATATGGTGTTGATATTTGCCTTGGTCCATAGCATGTCCTGCTGGGTGGGGATATAATCTGACTGACACATCCTGCCCAGGTTATTAAGGAAATATGAGGCAGAGTTACTGAGCTGGTACTCATGAGAGCGACTGAAGCAAGCCTGTACCCCTTCATCATCCCACAGTCTCTGTATAACACCAGCCAGCTCCTCAGTCACTGCACCTCTGGCAAACATTGGCAGCTGCCGGGCATCATCAGCTCTGGCCACGTCTCCAAAAGTAATGCCCAGGCGATCCATAGCTCTTACAATGTGACAGATATACCTGATGATGTCACAGTGCACGGCCGCTCTATATCGTTTAAGTTCCCCCTCTGAGTATCCTCCATCAAAAAGAATCTTTATCTGCTTCATGAGGGTGCTTTTTCCAGACTCGTCAGAACCAACCACCATCATATTCACTTTATTACGCACTCTCCATGCATCCTCCAAAAGATATTTGTCAATCATTTGACTTCTCTCTGTTGCAGCCTTGCTCTCTGCACTCTGACAGCAGCCCATGGTCACATAGGTCTCATCGAACACAGTCAGATTCATCAATAAAGCGTGTCTGCTTCCTGTTAACACTGGAATCTAAGCAGCACACCCTTTACAGCCTCTCCCATCTATGCTTCATTTTGTTAAGGTGGATTAGCACAATTGTTCCAGCAGCTGCTGTATTAAGATATGTGTATTTTTACTTAAAGATGTTATTACAAGcatttaagggacatgatacccaaatgttgaagcagttaagggtgatgcagtatagctgtaaaaagttgactagaaaatatcacctgaacgtcTCTATGTAAAGAAAGAAGATATTTTTCCTGAAAAAGTATTcacactttaagcagccaatcaggatgctagccccaggacttgcaagggagtgtgcatctggcatgtgcaggcacagtcaagttattttcctattcagtttaaggaagtttactataaaatctcacaagatttcagtgatatctcatgagatcacagcaaagcaaatcatttttttttttcaacatagaGCTGGACaacattaaaattttaattaaattgtagcataatatttagggtagtttaatattttaaaatagtttattttaattctacaggtaagttttaatttatattaagatagggatgttgtaattttaatttaaagttagggggttgttaggtttaggggttaatagcttaatttagtttttggtgatgtggggggctgacggtttaagggttaataggtttagttagtggtagtgatgtgggagcccagaggtttaggggttaataagtttatttagtggtggcggggagcggcggaatgggggttaatacattttatttaggttgcggcgatgttggggcggcagattaggggtgtttagactcggggtttatgttagggtgttaggtgcaaacgttacttgttttctaccatagaaatcaatgggttatatttctttgtcttgcagcatcgaacataagctttcgctgctttcagactcccattgatttctatggcatccgcggcctccagggtggcgcattgaaaaccaggtacgctgggtcggaaaagatgcaagcatacctgttaaaagtttgataactgggaaaaagtgtcagatagagccgaatgtgtattcggaacatctgtaatgagcaTCGATCTACGTCGGATTGAGATcatgggatcgtatgttacgtcacaaatttcaacatttgccagtctttaggctttgataactaggtcggatcaatctcgcaacaattacgatgcggaattccggcgtatttctggttgacactttgatagataggcctcttaaagtgatggcaaagtcagtggggccaatttatcaagggccgaacggcccctgatgcccctgtttctgtgcgagcctttaggctcgccttaaacagcagttatgaagcagcggtcttaagaccgctgctccttaactggtccccctgctctgaggctgtgggcatcaatccgcctgatcctatacaatcgggctgattaacaccctctgctagcggctgattggctgtgaatctgcagggggcggcattgcacaagcagtttactagaactgcttgtgcaatgttaaatcccgacagcatatgctgtcggcattcagcgatgtctggcggacatgatacgctacagcatataatgtccgccagacaatgataattcggccccagtaaGTTCACTCTGTAGAATTATTTagcacaataaaaattatatatacaatcgttttttaatataaattagattACCTGCAAGTAGTCATTTATGCCTATCGAAATAAGCTATCAGTCAAACATTACAAATATCCTCTTACCGCTATAGCTTTTTTTCCCCTGATGTTAGCAGcatcagtgtcagggtgccaggaatcagactgagacaagaagtgcaaaaataatcacacctttattaatagcaaaaaataataataagtccacaagtcaaataacaagccaggaatcaaaaccagataggtttgaccaaggaagaaaagtttttaataaactttctatagtaattggcgaaccccaaaaaacgttgaataaactgaagaccaactgggtgaggccactgcagaactgcagataacttgtcaggatcaatGGAgatccctgcaacggagataacataacctaggaaggttacttgagtttgatggaactcacatttctcgagtttacaaaacaggcgttctcacgtagtctctgaagaacccgtgtaacatcagaacgatgagcctcaagtgtgggtgagtgtatgaggatgtcgtctaagtacaccataacacactgttgcaacatatctcgtaggacatcattaataaattcctggaaaacagcaggagcattacataggccaaagggcattacaagatactcataatgcctgctcctggtgttaaatgctgttttccatttgtggccctccttgatcctaacgagattgtacgctcctctcaaatcaagtttagaaaagaccgtagctctcttgagggggtcaaagagttccgtaatgagcggaatagggtaagcattcttaatggtaagacgattaagagccctataatcgatgcatggtcttaactcgccaccctttttcttcccaaagaagaagccagcccctgcaggagagcaggatttgtggatgatccccgcgacagagcatcggcaacatactcctccatagcacaattctctgcaacagacaaagggtaAACCCGACCcctaggaggaatggctccgggttgcaggtctatggcacaatcgtaagaccggtgaggaggcaacgtaccttgtcaaaaacatctatgaactctcggtactcctctggcaattgagataccgaagaagtgcacaagactttaactggtttctgaagacaggtggaaatacattgtggagaccatgacaaaatttcagacctgcgccagttgagactgggattgtgcttttggagccagggataacccagaacaaccggaaaatgcggagagtttatcacctggaactggagggtttcaaaatggagagccccaacagccatggataatggagcagtttcgtgagtaacgagtgcgggctgaaggggcctgccatcaatggcctcaatagtaagaggaacagaccgaggcaaaacaggaatggagtgctttgatacaaaagcactgtaaatgaaatagcccgcagcaccggagtcaacaagagcctgggtgactatggaggagtccacccaggaaaggacaaccatgaccaaaggtttctccttaagcggttccggggacaaggataaaccacccaaggtctgccaccGACTGGacattaggtgtgagcgtttcccggccgtgtagaacaaaacttcaaaaggtggccctgtaactcacaatagaggcagagcccctccctcctcctaaaggccctctccgccgtggaaagacgcgtgaatcccaactgcatcggctcagcagtacctggtgactcgggaccaggaggcataggaggagagggaggcatgggtgggaacgaacacgtaggagacaatggaacaggaggcttccgcaagctctccttgaaagtgggcctctcacttagtctgatgtcaattaggatcaaaaaagacaccaatgcctcaagatcttctggtaaatctctggcagcaacttcgtctttaatcgcatcagagagcccatgaaagaaggcggcaacaagggcttcattgttccaacctacctctgcggcaagcgtacagaactcaatggcatactgagcattagatcttgtaccttgctgaatggacatgagtagtttagcagcagaggaggtgcgagctggaacatcaaataccctttgaaaggaggccacaaattcagggtaatttgagatcacaggtttattagtctcccataagggattagcccaggcaagagctgtgtcagagagtaacgagatgagaaatcccaccttagctctgtcagagggaaatgcctgaggtaacatctcaaagtaaatgcccacctggttcaaaaaccttctgcactgattaggatcgcctccatatcactgaggtagaggtgcagaaccggacatg
This genomic window contains:
- the LOC128643931 gene encoding guanine nucleotide-binding protein G(i) subunit alpha-3-like, which produces MNLTVFDETYVTMGCCQSAESKAATERSQMIDKYLLEDAWRVRNKVNMMVVGSDESGKSTLMKQIKILFDGGYSEGELKRYRAAVHCDIIRYICHIVRAMDRLGITFGDVARADDARQLPMFARGAVTEELAGVIQRLWDDEGVQACFSRSHEYQLSNSASYFLNNLGRMCQSDYIPTQQDMLWTKANINTILEYFPYRDWYFTIVDMQNRWLIRKIDITFNVILFSTSLCDYDGELSPGENYMHFNIQLLRNICRNRWMQTAQVVLLFLNKKDLFEQKISQTPLTICFPEYRGSNTYEEAAAFIQEQFESQCGPERRVFTQFTCATDTKSINIAFNAAADFILQDTTVLCC